In one Longimicrobium sp. genomic region, the following are encoded:
- a CDS encoding carboxypeptidase regulatory-like domain-containing protein, translating to MKFSPLLIAAAILLGPAIASAQPVQGRLIARETDEPVRGATVHLMADSQSVAQARTDSAGAFVLQAPHAGNYWLLGTAPGFQASETDAFAVGPGGARVKFMIGRPMIGLDTVTAVAPGAEDRLWYGGFHQRRSENQGGRFITREQIERQRYGQVQDILRQVPGLEVQIGPRPNFSDSRLMRVRLRQALSFRDCWSIFYLNGMRVEPESVQNLNPTEIEGIEIYTNGAVPAQFNSSMGAACGVIAIWTKAR from the coding sequence ATGAAATTCTCACCCCTTCTCATTGCCGCCGCGATCCTCCTCGGGCCCGCCATCGCATCTGCCCAGCCGGTGCAGGGGCGTCTGATCGCCCGCGAAACGGACGAGCCGGTGCGCGGCGCGACCGTGCACCTGATGGCGGATTCGCAATCGGTGGCGCAGGCGCGGACGGATTCGGCGGGCGCATTCGTGCTGCAGGCACCGCACGCGGGAAATTACTGGCTGCTGGGCACCGCGCCCGGCTTCCAGGCGTCGGAGACGGACGCGTTCGCCGTGGGCCCGGGTGGCGCGCGGGTGAAGTTCATGATCGGCCGGCCGATGATCGGGCTGGACACGGTGACGGCCGTGGCGCCCGGCGCGGAAGACCGGCTGTGGTACGGGGGATTCCACCAGCGGCGCAGTGAGAACCAGGGGGGCCGGTTCATCACCCGCGAGCAGATCGAGCGCCAGCGGTACGGGCAGGTGCAGGACATATTGCGCCAGGTGCCGGGGCTGGAGGTGCAGATCGGCCCGCGGCCGAATTTCAGCGACTCGCGGCTGATGCGGGTGCGGCTTCGCCAGGCGCTCAGCTTTCGCGACTGCTGGAGCATCTTCTACCTGAACGGGATGCGGGTGGAGCCGGAATCGGTGCAGAACCTGAATCCCACGGAAATCGAGGGAATCGAGATCTACACCAACGGCGCCGTCCCCGCGCAGTTCAACTCGTCCATGGGCGCGGCCTGCGGCGTGATCGCCATCTGGACCAAGGCACGCTGA